One Acidobacteriota bacterium DNA window includes the following coding sequences:
- a CDS encoding glycosyltransferase family 2 protein, producing the protein MIRGRKIVVVLPAYNAERTLLATYEGIPRDIVDEVLLTDDGSRDGTVKLAKNLGIRTFVHARNRGYGANQKTCYQEALRSGADVVVMLHPDYQYDPRLIRAMASMLAEEIYDVVIGSRILGGGALKGGMPRYKYLSNRVLTLVQNMVTGAKLSEYHTGYRAFTREVLLRLPLLENSDDFVFDNQMLAQAIRFGFRVGELSCPTSYHDASSSIGFARAIAYGLGCLRTSGQHLLARLGWAQPAIFDPEGRKLDP; encoded by the coding sequence GTGATCCGGGGGCGGAAGATCGTCGTTGTCCTCCCGGCCTACAACGCCGAGCGGACGCTCCTCGCGACGTACGAGGGGATCCCGCGCGACATCGTCGATGAGGTCCTCCTCACCGACGACGGGAGCCGCGACGGCACGGTGAAGCTGGCGAAGAACCTCGGCATCCGCACCTTCGTCCACGCCCGGAACCGCGGGTACGGTGCCAACCAGAAGACCTGCTACCAGGAGGCGCTCCGGAGCGGGGCCGACGTCGTCGTCATGCTCCACCCCGACTACCAGTACGACCCGCGATTGATCCGGGCGATGGCCTCGATGCTCGCCGAGGAGATCTACGACGTCGTCATCGGCTCGCGCATCCTCGGCGGCGGGGCGCTCAAGGGGGGGATGCCGCGCTACAAGTACCTGTCGAACCGCGTCCTGACGCTCGTCCAGAACATGGTCACGGGGGCGAAGCTCTCCGAGTACCACACCGGCTACCGCGCCTTCACCCGGGAGGTGCTGCTGAGGCTTCCCCTTCTCGAGAACTCGGACGACTTCGTCTTCGACAACCAGATGCTCGCGCAGGCGATCCGCTTCGGCTTCCGCGTCGGCGAGCTTTCCTGTCCGACGTCGTACCACGACGCCTCGTCGTCGATCGGCTTCGCCCGCGCGATCGCGTACGGCCTCGGGTGCCTGAGGACGAGCGGGCAGCATCTCCTGGCGCGGCTCGGTTGGGCGCAGCCGGCGATCTTCGATCCTGAGGGGCGAAAGCTCGATCCCTGA